In Maridesulfovibrio sp., a single genomic region encodes these proteins:
- a CDS encoding hybrid sensor histidine kinase/response regulator — MARDMADLSMLELFKMEAESNSRSLCGGLPELEQNQSPDKLEPLMRAAHSLRGAARIVGIDEVVDLAHAMEDVLESCRRGERKLVRADIDRLLAANVFFTDMGGLDMTDLSEWLDGNVSAIEEAAADLSADHTDSPDEQDSPAQQDSPAQQDSPEQPDSPAEQSVSEVQGTAEVPRKPEPQLADLSMLDLFRMEAESHSQSLNSGLLELEKDQSPDRVEPLMRAAHSMKGAARIVGLTDAVALAHAMEDLLVSCQKGETVLKSSQIDLLLSATDIYRDISLLETGEIQDFLTGKKPLMDRMEKGLRGDESAMREVLDSVCPGGLSDSVVEVRDVPEETAVHPEKAGPALTGSPKLEAEPVGPATASVTPQKDSVVRVSAGNLNRLMALAGESLVESGRLSGFASSLLRLKSGQRELMKALEEGCERVMSGDSPAGVLNELKAAVAGCQEQLGRHISEFDVYRRRSDNVSGRLYHEVIASRMRPFSDGGRGFPRLVRDLARSLGKQVDLVVEGESTSVDRDILEKLEAPLNHLIRNAVDHGIEMPDERVEAGKEPCGTVRLIAGHRAGMLFIELRDDGRGIDPERIRAKVVEKNLAPARMAAEMSRAELMEFLFLPGFSTAGKVTEISGRGVGLDVVHAMVQEVGGTVRAESVPGRGMNFSMQLPLTLSVIRTLLVEISGQPYAVPLSRISRIASVLPEDLKLAEDRQYVSLDGANVGLVRAAQILGTPFDPADSGPLKIVVISDRMNRYGLVVDDFQGEQDLVVRPLDHRLGKVPDVNSVALMPDGSPVLILDAEDMVRSIDNLLSGGRLGKVGVESKEVVQVRKILVVDDSLTVREVERKLLANHGYEVDTAVDGQDGLNAVLAGNYDLVITDVDMPRMNGLELTRRIKSDADLKSVPVMMVSYKDRKEDRLSGLEAGADYYLTKSSFHDETLLSAVEDLIGGAAG, encoded by the coding sequence GTGGCGCGTGACATGGCCGACCTTTCCATGCTGGAACTCTTCAAGATGGAAGCGGAGAGCAATTCCCGGTCCCTTTGCGGCGGTCTGCCGGAACTTGAGCAGAATCAGTCTCCGGACAAATTGGAGCCGCTCATGCGGGCAGCCCATTCCTTGAGGGGGGCGGCGCGTATCGTGGGGATAGACGAGGTTGTCGATCTTGCCCATGCCATGGAAGATGTGCTGGAGAGCTGTCGCAGGGGAGAAAGAAAACTTGTCCGGGCCGACATAGACCGGTTGCTGGCGGCGAATGTTTTTTTCACTGACATGGGCGGGCTGGACATGACGGACCTGTCCGAATGGCTGGACGGGAATGTTTCGGCCATTGAGGAAGCTGCGGCTGATCTTTCCGCCGATCATACAGATTCCCCGGACGAACAGGACTCCCCGGCACAGCAGGACTCCCCGGCACAACAGGATTCTCCGGAGCAGCCAGATTCGCCTGCCGAACAATCCGTTTCCGAGGTTCAAGGCACGGCAGAAGTACCCCGAAAGCCAGAACCGCAACTTGCCGATCTTTCCATGCTCGACCTGTTCCGCATGGAGGCGGAGAGCCATTCCCAGTCCTTGAACAGCGGATTGCTGGAGCTTGAAAAGGATCAGTCCCCTGACCGGGTGGAACCGCTCATGCGTGCGGCCCACTCCATGAAAGGGGCGGCCAGGATAGTGGGGCTTACAGATGCCGTGGCACTGGCGCATGCCATGGAGGACCTGCTTGTTTCCTGTCAGAAAGGGGAAACGGTACTGAAATCCTCCCAGATTGATCTTCTGCTCAGCGCCACAGATATTTACAGGGATATTTCGCTGCTCGAAACCGGGGAGATACAGGATTTTCTTACCGGAAAGAAGCCGCTGATGGACAGGATGGAAAAAGGATTGCGCGGAGATGAGTCCGCAATGCGCGAAGTCCTTGATTCCGTCTGCCCCGGAGGTCTGTCCGATTCGGTTGTGGAAGTGCGCGATGTCCCGGAAGAAACAGCTGTCCATCCGGAAAAGGCCGGTCCAGCCTTAACCGGCAGCCCCAAGCTTGAAGCCGAACCTGTAGGTCCTGCTACAGCTTCCGTAACTCCGCAGAAGGATTCCGTTGTCAGAGTTTCCGCAGGAAATCTCAACCGGCTTATGGCCCTTGCCGGGGAAAGTCTGGTCGAGTCGGGGAGGCTTTCGGGATTTGCTTCTTCCCTGCTGCGTTTGAAGTCCGGACAGCGTGAACTTATGAAGGCCCTTGAAGAAGGGTGTGAAAGGGTGATGAGCGGAGACTCTCCTGCGGGTGTGCTCAATGAACTGAAGGCGGCTGTTGCCGGTTGCCAGGAACAACTCGGCAGACACATCTCCGAATTTGATGTCTACAGACGGCGTTCGGACAATGTTTCCGGCCGGTTGTATCATGAGGTCATTGCCAGCCGCATGCGTCCTTTTTCTGACGGCGGGCGTGGTTTTCCCCGACTGGTGCGCGATCTGGCCCGTTCCCTCGGCAAGCAGGTCGATCTGGTCGTGGAAGGAGAAAGCACTTCGGTTGACCGTGATATTCTTGAGAAGCTCGAAGCTCCGCTTAACCATCTGATCAGAAATGCGGTTGATCACGGCATTGAAATGCCGGATGAACGCGTTGAGGCCGGTAAGGAACCGTGCGGGACGGTCCGACTTATTGCCGGGCATCGGGCGGGGATGCTTTTTATCGAACTGCGCGATGACGGCCGGGGCATAGACCCGGAACGTATCCGGGCCAAGGTCGTGGAAAAGAATCTGGCTCCGGCAAGGATGGCTGCGGAAATGAGCCGGGCCGAGCTTATGGAATTTCTGTTTCTGCCGGGATTTTCAACAGCCGGGAAGGTCACTGAAATTTCAGGTCGCGGAGTGGGGCTGGACGTGGTCCATGCCATGGTGCAGGAGGTGGGCGGAACCGTTAGGGCCGAGTCCGTTCCGGGCCGGGGAATGAATTTTTCCATGCAGCTGCCGCTGACCCTTTCCGTTATCCGCACTCTGCTGGTGGAAATTTCCGGTCAGCCTTATGCCGTGCCGCTCAGCCGTATCAGCAGGATCGCATCGGTTCTCCCGGAGGACCTGAAGCTGGCGGAAGACCGGCAGTACGTCTCGCTGGACGGGGCCAACGTCGGGCTTGTGCGGGCGGCGCAGATTCTGGGAACTCCTTTTGATCCGGCTGATTCCGGGCCGCTTAAGATTGTGGTCATCAGTGACCGCATGAACAGGTACGGGCTGGTGGTGGACGATTTTCAGGGAGAGCAGGACCTTGTTGTCCGGCCTCTGGACCACCGTCTTGGCAAGGTTCCGGATGTAAACTCAGTAGCCCTCATGCCGGACGGTTCTCCGGTGCTGATTCTAGATGCCGAGGACATGGTGCGTTCCATAGACAACCTGTTGTCCGGCGGAAGGCTGGGCAAGGTCGGTGTGGAATCAAAGGAAGTCGTTCAGGTTCGTAAAATTCTGGTTGTGGATGACTCCCTCACTGTCCGCGAGGTAGAGCGTAAGCTGCTGGCCAATCACGGTTATGAAGTGGACACTGCAGTCGACGGGCAGGACGGCCTGAACGCCGTGCTGGCGGGAAATTATGATCTGGTGATCACGGACGTGGACATGCCGCGTATGAACGGTCTGGAACTGACCCGCAGAATCAAGTCGGACGCTGACCTGAAATCTGTCCCGGTAATGATGGTTTCATATAAGGATCGCAAGGAAGATCGTTTAAGCGGTCTGGAAGCCGGAGCCGATTACTATCTGACCAAGAGCAGTTTTCATGACGAAACACTTCTTTCCGCTGTGGAAGATCTCATAGGTGGTGCCGCCGGATGA
- a CDS encoding chemotaxis protein CheW — protein sequence MTASCWNTIGYAGDRTCTELVKWNHCYSCPQFTSAGLSLLDREPPVGYLEENTVAVSMRKEEESVETEGAVVFRIAMEWLALSSHVFVAVLERRSVRPVPHRNSHIFRGLTSIQGQIVPVVSVRDLLGLDPEHLTDEEKGFRVYDRFICVDSGHGRWVFGADEVQGVQRYFADGLLEAPATVSKAPAAYTRGLFDIGDRRISLLDDELLFAAFNRIIK from the coding sequence ATGACTGCATCATGCTGGAATACCATAGGCTACGCCGGTGACAGAACCTGTACCGAACTTGTGAAATGGAATCACTGCTACAGCTGTCCGCAGTTCACCAGTGCCGGACTTTCCCTGCTGGACCGCGAACCTCCGGTCGGATATCTGGAGGAGAATACCGTTGCGGTCTCCATGCGCAAGGAGGAAGAGAGTGTTGAAACTGAAGGGGCGGTTGTTTTCCGCATAGCCATGGAGTGGCTGGCTTTGTCCTCGCATGTTTTCGTAGCCGTGCTGGAGCGCAGGAGCGTGCGTCCGGTTCCGCACCGCAACAGCCATATTTTTCGAGGTCTGACCAGCATACAGGGCCAGATTGTTCCCGTGGTTTCGGTGCGTGATCTTTTGGGGCTTGATCCGGAACACCTGACCGATGAGGAAAAGGGATTCAGGGTTTACGACCGTTTTATCTGTGTGGACAGCGGTCATGGCCGCTGGGTTTTCGGTGCCGACGAGGTGCAGGGGGTCCAGCGCTATTTCGCGGACGGGCTGCTTGAAGCTCCCGCAACGGTGTCCAAGGCTCCGGCCGCTTATACCAGGGGACTTTTCGATATAGGCGACAGGCGTATTTCACTGCTGGATGACGAGCTTCTGTTCGCGGCGTTCAACCGAATAATAAAGTAG
- a CDS encoding CheR family methyltransferase has product MNLEPFHKILNKAMGLSPDSLGRSGVAHAVGVRMRITGCDEERYLALLRASEEEQAELVEEIVVPETWFFRDVRPFELLSETAFRSRRGVFRVLSAPCSTGEEPYSIAMTLMGAGLEPSRFRVDGVDISRRAIEKARCGLYSENSFRNVMPEYAKSCFNKCSGGRQLAGEILDAVNFYTGNIVEGCLPAGKYDVIFCRNLLIYLDDKSKVHLARMLSEKLDDQGLLFVGHAELLPVFNDWFTPLGKNGTFALKKGKRKVAGLLKERKPTWACRPQLAMERKARSCEVCSSVADGNELDRKEIQSPASDSAAVAPDMKTGQSGPGGVDRVRELADRGLTGSALSMCEELLHGSGPEPELYYLCGLLHEANGNETMAEDYYGRALYLDPHHVESLVHLSLLLENRGEVRKAELLRNRVRRAEKL; this is encoded by the coding sequence ATGAATTTGGAACCGTTCCATAAGATTTTGAACAAGGCAATGGGCCTTTCGCCCGATTCCTTGGGACGGTCCGGAGTCGCCCACGCGGTCGGAGTCCGCATGCGGATTACCGGCTGTGATGAGGAGCGGTATCTTGCCCTGCTGCGTGCCAGCGAGGAAGAACAGGCTGAGCTGGTTGAAGAAATCGTTGTTCCTGAAACATGGTTTTTTCGTGATGTCAGGCCGTTCGAGTTGCTGTCCGAAACCGCGTTCCGGAGCAGGCGGGGGGTGTTCAGAGTGTTGAGCGCTCCATGTTCCACCGGGGAGGAGCCGTATTCAATCGCCATGACCTTGATGGGTGCCGGACTTGAACCGTCCCGGTTCCGGGTGGACGGGGTGGATATAAGCCGCAGGGCTATTGAAAAAGCCCGATGCGGGCTTTATTCGGAGAATTCGTTTCGAAATGTCATGCCTGAGTATGCGAAAAGCTGCTTCAATAAATGCTCCGGCGGAAGACAACTGGCCGGAGAGATTCTGGACGCGGTAAATTTCTATACCGGAAACATCGTTGAGGGATGTCTGCCGGCTGGAAAATATGATGTTATTTTTTGTCGTAATTTGCTGATTTATCTGGACGATAAATCTAAGGTGCATCTGGCGCGGATGTTAAGCGAAAAGCTTGATGATCAGGGATTGCTTTTTGTCGGGCATGCCGAACTGCTTCCGGTATTCAATGACTGGTTTACTCCTCTGGGAAAGAACGGAACTTTTGCATTGAAAAAAGGGAAGCGTAAGGTTGCCGGATTGTTGAAGGAAAGAAAGCCTACCTGGGCATGCAGACCTCAACTGGCCATGGAAAGAAAGGCTAGATCCTGTGAAGTCTGCTCCTCCGTAGCGGATGGCAACGAGTTGGATCGTAAGGAGATTCAAAGCCCTGCTTCGGACAGCGCAGCCGTTGCACCGGATATGAAAACCGGGCAATCCGGTCCGGGCGGAGTCGACAGGGTCAGGGAGCTCGCTGACCGGGGATTGACCGGCAGTGCGCTTTCCATGTGCGAGGAACTGCTGCACGGCAGCGGTCCGGAACCGGAGTTGTATTATCTGTGCGGACTGCTGCACGAGGCAAACGGCAATGAAACCATGGCCGAAGATTATTACGGCAGGGCTCTGTATCTGGACCCGCACCATGTTGAATCCCTTGTGCATCTATCTTTGCTGCTTGAAAACAGGGGGGAGGTCCGCAAGGCGGAGCTTCTCAGAAACAGGGTCCGGCGGGCCGAAAAACTTTGA
- a CDS encoding chemotaxis protein CheW yields MLVLTFRIGNYLYGLEAVSVVEVVPPTICKELPRSPKFVKGLFNYRGKVTPVVDLSMLATDRSCRPLMSTRIIIVDLADLDPEAGRGEKFLGLLAESITETLKVADKDFETSGLEIPDAPWLGKVARVNGVMLQLIRPDRLLTPELHKILFPHEEPSGVSG; encoded by the coding sequence ATGCTGGTACTGACTTTCAGGATAGGAAATTATCTGTACGGCCTTGAGGCTGTCTCAGTTGTCGAGGTTGTTCCTCCTACGATATGCAAGGAGTTGCCCCGGTCGCCGAAATTCGTGAAAGGGCTTTTCAATTACCGTGGCAAGGTCACGCCGGTAGTCGACCTCTCCATGCTGGCAACGGATCGCTCCTGCAGACCGTTGATGTCTACACGGATAATAATTGTGGACCTTGCCGACCTTGATCCCGAAGCTGGCAGGGGCGAAAAATTCCTCGGCCTTCTGGCGGAGAGTATTACCGAAACCCTGAAGGTCGCGGATAAGGATTTTGAAACATCCGGTCTGGAAATACCGGATGCGCCATGGCTGGGGAAGGTGGCCCGTGTAAACGGGGTCATGCTGCAGCTGATCCGTCCGGACAGGCTTCTTACGCCGGAGTTGCACAAGATACTGTTTCCCCATGAAGAACCGTCCGGTGTTTCCGGATGA
- a CDS encoding methyl-accepting chemotaxis protein, whose amino-acid sequence MRFSLRRKIITIACGAAIIPIMVMFFITNVLEDRLQVCLQGEVRSLIETHISQLTRDLYDECRASSELLMDETRRASVALQTLLQESGAVEVSKMVSDWPLHNPRGEDETEISVPVMSMGGVKLVYSERKNNPLPVLVEASSISGAYCTVYQRINPEGDMLVVDTTAPEGAENSRPGDIFYSLGKDGKASTVIDDVLSGRTVEKFVSADHGTRFVVYSPLRDKDNFITGMLAVHMDDNIVAIFRKSMLKTTIGKTGYVWAIGTRGKNNGKYVVAGSPAQDGRSVDAAGGKKEFADSLIEQAVSAGEGKLSSMEYLWKTEKDDKERQKIAVFTYYKPWGWVIGSCVPLDEYQGITNRLEGVLDYMVQWLTAAGIVLLVITLSVSLWVSGLIANPVSRMVDLVKVVAEGDLFTAKNKLAEIEQECSGARHAADNRENDSLLDETGQLYLAMKNMVDNLFSLVAQVQRSGIQVTTSSTEIAASARQLDVTFHQQAAATNQISATSTEISANSMELAGTMHLLNDSASGMGALASDGQDGLRTMIRIMDELSQGTASITGKLAEINDRANSIVGIVSTITKVADRTNLLSLNAAIEAEKAGKFGQGFSVVAEEIRRLADQTSVAALEIENMIGNMRISVDSGVEEMDKFAADVRLGASKAGKLGKKLDGIMVGVRDLTPRIEVVNEGMSAQAEGAEQISEAMSQLSETASDTSDALGEFNRAAGQLNEAVQGLRGEVSRFKVSE is encoded by the coding sequence ATGCGTTTTTCACTCAGGAGAAAAATCATTACCATTGCATGCGGGGCCGCGATCATTCCGATTATGGTTATGTTTTTCATTACCAATGTTCTGGAAGACCGTCTGCAGGTCTGCCTACAGGGCGAAGTCCGTTCCCTCATAGAAACTCATATTTCCCAGTTGACGCGAGACCTGTACGATGAATGCAGGGCCTCTTCCGAACTGCTCATGGATGAGACAAGACGGGCCTCAGTTGCTTTACAGACTTTGCTGCAGGAGTCCGGGGCTGTTGAAGTCTCAAAAATGGTTTCCGATTGGCCGCTCCACAATCCTCGTGGAGAGGACGAGACGGAAATATCCGTGCCCGTCATGAGTATGGGCGGGGTAAAACTGGTCTACTCCGAGCGCAAAAATAATCCGCTGCCGGTCCTGGTGGAGGCTTCAAGCATTTCAGGAGCATACTGCACGGTGTATCAGCGCATAAATCCGGAAGGGGATATGCTTGTCGTTGATACCACCGCTCCGGAAGGAGCGGAAAACAGCAGGCCGGGAGATATTTTTTATTCTCTAGGGAAGGATGGAAAAGCCAGTACCGTTATAGATGATGTCCTTTCCGGACGTACCGTGGAAAAATTTGTCTCCGCCGACCACGGCACCAGATTTGTTGTCTATTCCCCCCTGCGCGATAAGGATAATTTCATAACAGGCATGCTGGCCGTGCATATGGACGATAACATCGTCGCCATATTCAGAAAATCCATGCTCAAGACGACCATAGGCAAGACCGGTTACGTATGGGCCATCGGCACCAGGGGTAAGAACAATGGAAAATATGTGGTTGCGGGTTCGCCTGCACAGGACGGGCGCAGTGTTGATGCGGCAGGTGGTAAAAAGGAGTTTGCCGACAGCCTGATAGAACAGGCCGTGAGTGCCGGGGAAGGCAAACTGAGCAGCATGGAATATTTGTGGAAGACCGAAAAGGACGATAAAGAGCGTCAGAAGATTGCCGTATTCACCTATTACAAGCCCTGGGGATGGGTTATCGGCTCATGCGTTCCATTAGATGAATATCAGGGCATTACCAACCGTCTTGAAGGTGTTCTCGACTATATGGTGCAGTGGCTTACCGCAGCCGGAATAGTTCTGCTGGTCATTACCCTGTCGGTTTCCCTTTGGGTCAGCGGCCTGATTGCCAACCCGGTCAGCCGGATGGTCGATCTGGTCAAAGTAGTTGCCGAGGGAGACCTGTTTACGGCCAAGAACAAGCTTGCCGAGATAGAACAGGAATGTTCCGGCGCACGTCACGCCGCCGATAACAGGGAGAATGACAGTCTTCTGGACGAGACCGGCCAACTCTACCTTGCCATGAAAAACATGGTCGACAATCTTTTTTCACTGGTTGCTCAGGTGCAGAGGTCCGGGATACAGGTGACGACCTCCTCCACCGAGATAGCCGCCTCGGCACGTCAGCTTGATGTTACTTTTCATCAGCAGGCAGCCGCCACCAACCAGATAAGTGCTACGAGTACCGAAATATCGGCCAATTCCATGGAATTGGCCGGGACCATGCATCTGCTCAATGATTCCGCCTCGGGCATGGGGGCGCTGGCCAGTGACGGTCAGGACGGGCTCCGGACGATGATTCGCATCATGGACGAATTGAGTCAGGGAACGGCTTCCATTACCGGCAAGCTGGCCGAGATCAATGACCGGGCCAATTCCATTGTGGGCATAGTTTCAACCATCACAAAGGTGGCCGACCGCACCAATCTGCTTTCGCTCAATGCGGCCATAGAGGCGGAAAAGGCCGGAAAATTCGGTCAGGGTTTTTCCGTTGTGGCCGAGGAGATACGTCGTCTCGCGGACCAGACTTCTGTTGCGGCTCTGGAAATAGAAAATATGATCGGCAACATGCGGATATCCGTTGATTCCGGTGTAGAGGAAATGGATAAATTTGCTGCAGATGTCCGTCTTGGGGCCAGCAAGGCCGGTAAGCTGGGCAAGAAGCTGGACGGCATAATGGTCGGGGTCCGCGACCTTACCCCGCGTATAGAAGTGGTCAACGAAGGCATGAGCGCACAGGCCGAAGGCGCGGAACAGATCAGCGAAGCCATGTCCCAGCTTTCCGAGACCGCATCGGATACTTCGGACGCACTGGGAGAATTCAACCGTGCGGCCGGTCAGCTCAATGAAGCCGTGCAGGGATTGCGCGGTGAGGTATCCCGCTTCAAGGTGAGTGAATAG
- a CDS encoding phage regulatory CII family protein gives MANNELTKLLQDVVLKNDKPARDIASEISKPYPTLLREINPEDKGAKVGVEELVPIMKSTGSIRPLTRLANIMGYVLVPMDINPEDPDEANYMALDLMDGFGRYSKALKSALQADPADDLVDSVEQEGFEAITAILTMVHYLRKRAEEEKAKKAPRLAQIS, from the coding sequence ATGGCAAATAACGAACTTACCAAGCTTTTACAGGATGTTGTGCTTAAAAATGATAAGCCTGCGCGTGATATCGCCAGCGAAATAAGCAAGCCTTACCCGACCCTGCTTCGCGAAATCAACCCCGAAGACAAGGGTGCAAAAGTCGGTGTGGAAGAACTGGTACCCATTATGAAGTCCACCGGCAGCATCCGTCCGCTGACCAGGCTCGCAAACATCATGGGTTACGTGCTCGTTCCCATGGATATCAATCCCGAAGATCCGGATGAAGCCAACTATATGGCTCTGGACCTCATGGACGGTTTTGGAAGATACTCCAAGGCCCTCAAGAGCGCTCTCCAGGCTGACCCTGCTGATGATCTGGTTGATTCCGTTGAGCAGGAAGGTTTTGAAGCCATCACCGCCATTCTGACCATGGTCCATTACCTGCGTAAGAGGGCTGAAGAAGAAAAGGCCAAAAAGGCTCCCCGTCTGGCTCAGATCAGCTAA
- the dapF gene encoding diaminopimelate epimerase, producing MSKMFGKSIPFYKMQGCGNDFVIIDNRELGVSVSEMPRWAQKLCQRAFGIYADGLLFIENAPEGSDLDFVWQFYNSDGSRAEMCGNASRCVGRLAHAIGIAGEEHVFGSDAGPIRVRVFPEFEEVKVQLTDPTDVALKQTLEVDGETYEYHFANTGVPHAVIQVADVKDVDIKKLGSAVRYHEKFAPAGTNVNFVQIDDNDSLIVRTYERGVEDETYACGTGVSAVQVTLNRLGLTDAAVRIRTSGGEILKVIIEGTSVFLQGGAELTFAGNAYLESLGLD from the coding sequence ATGAGCAAAATGTTTGGAAAATCCATTCCTTTTTATAAAATGCAGGGCTGCGGTAACGATTTCGTGATTATCGATAATCGGGAACTCGGTGTTTCTGTTTCGGAAATGCCCCGCTGGGCGCAGAAATTGTGCCAGAGAGCCTTCGGCATTTACGCCGACGGACTGCTTTTCATTGAAAATGCCCCGGAAGGTTCAGACCTTGATTTTGTCTGGCAGTTCTACAACTCGGACGGTTCGCGTGCGGAAATGTGCGGTAACGCTTCCCGGTGTGTGGGCAGGCTCGCCCATGCCATCGGCATAGCCGGGGAAGAGCACGTTTTCGGTTCTGATGCCGGACCTATTCGGGTCAGGGTTTTTCCGGAATTCGAAGAAGTGAAGGTTCAGCTTACGGACCCCACGGACGTCGCCCTCAAACAGACTCTTGAGGTTGACGGTGAAACATACGAATACCACTTTGCTAATACCGGCGTTCCACATGCCGTCATTCAGGTTGCCGATGTAAAGGATGTCGACATCAAAAAGCTCGGCAGCGCGGTCCGTTACCATGAAAAATTCGCTCCTGCCGGCACCAACGTCAACTTCGTACAGATTGACGACAACGACAGTCTGATTGTCCGGACTTACGAACGCGGGGTAGAGGATGAAACCTATGCCTGCGGAACCGGCGTAAGCGCTGTTCAGGTCACTCTGAACCGGTTGGGGCTGACGGATGCTGCCGTGCGGATACGGACATCGGGCGGTGAGATTCTTAAAGTGATCATCGAGGGTACCAGCGTCTTCCTGCAGGGAGGAGCGGAACTTACCTTCGCCGGAAATGCTTATCTGGAATCTTTAGGCCTTGATTAA
- a CDS encoding queuosine precursor transporter, producing MNELLWFGFALLDLSLVLILYRFFGKTGLYGLIVFNLILCNVQVLKTIELFGLTTTLGNILYASVFLSTDMLSEFHGKKEAQKAVYLGFVILLMAVVYMQLALKFVPAPDDFAQPHLEVIFGFLPRIALGSLCAYLVSQLHDVYVFHLLKDKFGERRLWLRNNASTLLSQLLDSSVFCFVALWGVFPFDVWLEILLTTYLFKVIVAVMDTPFLYMARRIHARVYGA from the coding sequence ATGAATGAATTGCTATGGTTCGGATTTGCCCTGCTGGATTTGAGCCTTGTTCTGATTTTGTATCGTTTTTTCGGGAAGACCGGTCTTTACGGACTTATTGTTTTCAACCTGATCCTGTGCAACGTACAGGTGCTCAAAACAATAGAGCTTTTCGGGCTGACCACTACCCTTGGAAATATTCTGTATGCCAGTGTTTTTCTTTCCACGGATATGCTCAGTGAATTTCACGGTAAGAAAGAGGCTCAGAAGGCTGTTTATCTGGGTTTTGTCATCTTGCTGATGGCCGTTGTCTACATGCAGCTGGCTCTGAAGTTCGTACCTGCTCCCGATGATTTCGCCCAGCCTCATCTGGAGGTCATATTCGGATTTCTTCCGAGGATCGCCCTGGGCAGCCTTTGCGCGTACCTTGTTTCCCAGTTGCACGATGTTTATGTTTTTCACCTGCTCAAGGACAAGTTCGGCGAACGCCGTCTCTGGCTGCGCAACAACGCCTCAACCCTGCTGAGCCAGCTGCTTGATTCCTCGGTTTTCTGCTTTGTCGCGCTGTGGGGGGTGTTCCCGTTTGATGTCTGGCTTGAGATTCTTCTGACCACGTACCTCTTCAAGGTAATCGTGGCGGTTATGGATACTCCTTTCCTGTATATGGCCCGGCGCATCCACGCCCGTGTTTACGGTGCCTGA